One Coffea arabica cultivar ET-39 chromosome 5c, Coffea Arabica ET-39 HiFi, whole genome shotgun sequence DNA window includes the following coding sequences:
- the LOC140007236 gene encoding uncharacterized protein, with translation MIDIFAALHYSEERQVTFAVFQLEGAARSWWNVIRMKWDREQTPRTWVNFVRDFNAKYFPPLVQEKREDEFIRLRQGTQSVAEYESQFTRLSKFAPELILTEQRRVRRFTQGLNVEIQKDLAVAQIHTFSDAVEKALRVENARLQVRNFQVKKRGFSASSSTQGDKGTPPKFGRGAGGGRQPGMTRGTPPRGGHNGRGPQKSTSQGSSASVARGPCGFCGKPNHTEDNCWRKERRCLRCGSAEHQIANCPVLPREARATTQSSKANSGQSKVEGTKPKVPARVYSLEQQQVPDSSGVVEGERKLLGNLISLAIKGYDVILGMDWLAKYDAQLDCKRKVVEFRIPGEATLRLDVRGSLASSALISGIRARKFLYRGAQGFLAFLINTPTDKLRVEDVPTKKDGTLRLCIDYRGLNNMTIKNKYPLPHIDELFDQLQGAVVFSKLDLRQGYYQLLIKQEDVPKTAFNSRYGHFEFAVMPFGLTNAPAAFMDLMHRVFKPYLDRFVVVFIDDILVYSKTREEHEQHLKLVLQTLRDHQLYAKFSKCEFWLEKISFLGHVISKEGITVDPAKVEAVAEWKRPENPTEIRSFLGLAGYYRRFIKDFSKLAGPLTDLTKKNGRFVWDTRCETSFQELKRRLTRAPVLALPSGKDSFTVYTDASKEVETLSLRDYL, from the exons atgatagatatttttgccgccctacaCTACTCAGAGGAGAGACAGGTTACTTTCGCTGTCTTTCAATTGGAAGGAGCCgcgcgttcttggtggaatgtgatacGCATGAAATGGGACCGGGAACAAACCCCAAGAACATGGGTAAATTTTGTGAGGGACTTCAACGCAAAATACTTTCCCCCTCTAGTCCAAGAAAAAagggaggacgagtttattaggctccgccaagggACTCAATCAGTGgctgagtacgagagccagtttactcgTTTATCCAAGTTTGCCCCTGAACTCATTCTGACGGAGCAAAGGAGAGTTCGGCGTTTTACTCAGgggctcaatgtggaaattcaaaaggatctggcggtagcccagatCCACACTTTTAGTGACGCCGTGGAGAAAGCTTTGCGAGTTGAAAATGCAAGGCTTCAAGTAAGGAATTTTCAGGTGAAAAAACGGGGGTTCTCTGCGAGTAGTTCGACCCAAGGGGATAAAgggacccctcccaagtttggaagaggAGCCGGTGGAGGAAGGCAACCGGGGATGACACGAGGGACTCCGCCGAGGGGTGGTCACAATGGACGGGGCCCGCAGAAGAGCACCTCACAAGGAAGTTCGGCCTCAGTTGCACGCGGACCCTGTGGATTTTGTGGAAAACCAAACCACACTGAGGACAACTGTTGGAGGAAGGAGAGAAGATGCTTGCGCTGCGGGAGTGCAGAGCATCAAATAGCTAACTGCCCAGTGTTACCTCGGGAGGCGAGAGCAACCACTCAGTCGTCGAAGGCCAACTCGGGACAGTCCAAGGTAGAAGGGACAAAGCCAAAGGTGCCAGCTCGGGTTTACTCCCTTGAGCAACAACAAGTCCCTGATTCCTCTGgggttgtagaag gagagagaaagctTTTAGGGAATCTTATAAGTTtggccattaaggggtacgacgttatattgggtatggactggctagctaaGTACGATGCACAGCTCGATTGTAAGAGAAAAGTAGTGGAATTTCGTATACCGGGGGAGGCGACCTTAAGGCTAGATGTAAGAGGtagtttagcctcatctgcattgatttcgggtattcgggctagaaaatttcTGTACAGAGGGGCCCAAGGGTTTCtagcttttcttataaatactccCACTGATAAGCTGAGGGTTGAGGATGTGCCTACT aagaaggatggaacgTTAAGACTGTGTATCGACTATCGGGGACTAAACAacatgaccattaagaacaaatacccacTTCCCCACATCGATGAACTGTTCGACCAGCTACAAGGCgcagtggtcttttcaaagTTAGATCTCCGACAGGGTTACTACCAGTTGCTAATTAAGCAAGAAGATGTacccaaaactgctttcaattctagatatgggcattttgagtttgcggtcATGCCTTTCgggttgaccaatgcccctgccgcctttatggatttgatgcatcgagttttcaaaccctacctggaccgattcgTTGTcgtgttcattgacgacattttggtctattctaaaacccgtgaggaacatgagcaacatttgaagttagtgttacaaaccctgagagatcatcagctatacgccaaatttagtaagtgtgaattttggctggagaaaatctctttcttagGACATGTGATTTCAAAAGAAGGTATTACAGTAGACCCCGCGAAAGTAGAGGCGGTGGCtgaatggaagaggccagaaaatcccactgaAATTCGcagtttcttagggttggctgggtactaTAGACGCTTTATTAAAGACTTTTCTAAACTGGCCGGCCCTTTAACAGACCTGACGAAGAAAAACGGTCGTTTCGTGTGGGATACTAGGTGTGAAAccagttttcaggagttaaagcGAAGGTTAACCAGAGCTCCTGTTTTGGCCTTGCCTAGTGGGAAGGACAGTTTCActgtttataccgatgcttcgaaggaag tggagacactatcttTACGGGAttacctttga